In a single window of the Bufo bufo chromosome 5, aBufBuf1.1, whole genome shotgun sequence genome:
- the EBAG9 gene encoding receptor-binding cancer antigen expressed on SiSo cells — protein sequence MAVTQFRLFKICTCLASILAFFKRLICRSGRGRKLSGDQITLPTTVDFSSVPKQVEEWSSWDDEVPTSVKIEGGNETSEEEEPDYFKDMAPTIRKTQKIIVKKREPINYSIPDGSLGYSSRLAATQDISFVQSAELGDLETWQENSNAWEEDAAWQAEEVLRQQKMAEREKRTAEQQRKKMEKDVQRQMKKEQNKMGVKLS from the exons ATGGCGGTCACACAGTTCCGCCTCTTTAAGATCTGCACTTGCCTGGCTTCCATCCTCGCCTTCTTCAAGAGGTTAATATGCAG GTCTGGACGTGGCAGAAAGTTAAGTGGTGACCAGATAACGTTACCAACCACTGTAGACTTCTCCTCCGTTCCTAAGCAG GTGGAGGAGTGGAGTTCTTGGGATGATGAGGTCCCCACAAGTGTGAAGATCGAAGGTGGAAATGagacttctgaggaagaagaacctGATTACTTCAAGGACATGGCGCCGACCATCAGGAAAACGCAGAAG ATCATTGTTAAGAAAAGAGAGCCAATCAATTATAGTATCCCAGATGGAAGCCTAGGATATTCAAGCAGACTGGCGGCGACGCAGGATATTTCTTTTGTTCAATCG GCAGAATTGGGCGACTTGGAAACATGGCAAGAAAACTCAAACGCTTGGGAGGAAGACGCTGCTTGGCAGGCCGAGGAGGTTCTAAG GCAACAGAAAATGGCCGAACGGGAGAAGCGAACGgcagagcagcaaagaaagaagatggAGAAAGATGTGCAGCGGCAGATGAAGAAGGAACAGAACAAAATGGGAGTGAAATTATCCTAA